The following are encoded in a window of Spea bombifrons isolate aSpeBom1 chromosome 2, aSpeBom1.2.pri, whole genome shotgun sequence genomic DNA:
- the TMEM248 gene encoding transmembrane protein 248, which yields MMLYLHPLENLKSYISSRPPLVVFMVSVSGMAIAFLTLGYFFKMKEIKSPEMTEDWNTFLLKFNNLDLCISENETLKHLLNDTTPPESTATTGQARSSTQTPQALDDSGPINISVAVTLTLDPLKPFGGYSRNITHLSSTIFGHQIGLSGRDSHEEMNVTFTLPTAWNSDDCILHGHCEQVVFTTCMTVTAMSSVFPVTLQPPHCVPETYSNATLWYKIFTTARDSRTKYAQDYNPFWCYKGAIGKVYHALNPKLTVIIPEDDRSLINLHLIDTSYFLFVMVITMFCYAVIKGRPSKQRQSNSDFFPEKVALSEA from the exons ATGATGCTTTACCTACATCCCCTGGAGAACCTGAAGTCCTACATTAGCAGTCGCCCACCTTTGGTTGTGTTCATGGTCAGTGTTAGTGGGATGGCCATAGCCTTCCTGACACTTGGTTACTTCTTCAAAATGAAAGAAATCAAATCGCCTGAGATGACTGAG gactggaacacaTTCCTCTTGAAGTTTAATAACCTGGACTTGTGTATATCAGAGAATGAAACCTTAAAGCACCTTCTCAATGATACTACCCCACCTGAGAGCACAGCGACCACTGGCCAAGCAAGGTCGTCCACTCAGACCCCGCAGGCTCTAGATGATTCTGGGCCCATAAATATCTCGGTGGCAGTTACGTTGACTTTGGATCCATTAAAGCCCTTTGGAGGTTATTCTCGTAACATCACACATCTGAGCTCCACAATCTTTGGCCACCAAATTGGGCTTTCAG GCAGAGATTCCCACGAGGAAATGAATGTTACCTTTACACTGCCAACTGCTTGGAACTCTGATGATTGTATCCTCCACGGACACTGCGAACAGGTGGTGTTTACCACGTGCATGACAGTGACCGCCATGAGCAGTGTCTTTCCAGTTACTCT TCAGCCTCCTCACTGTGTTCCCGAGACATACAGTAATGCCACTTTGTGGTACAAAATCTTCACCACCGCTCGTGACTCCAGGACAAAGTATGCTCAAGACTATAACCCTTTCTGGTGTTATAAGGGCGCTATTGGAAAGGTGTACCATGCTTTAAACCCTAAACTAACCGTTATTATTCCAGAG GATGATCGCTCACTGATAAATCTGCATCTGATAGACACAAGTTACTTCCTGTTTGTGATGGTTATCACCATGTTCTGCTATGCTGTGATCaaagggagaccaagcaagcaAAGACAAAGCAACTCAGATTTTTTCCCTGAAAAG GTGGCTTTGTCTGAAGCATAA